Proteins from a single region of Dioscorea cayenensis subsp. rotundata cultivar TDr96_F1 unplaced genomic scaffold, TDr96_F1_v2_PseudoChromosome.rev07_lg8_w22 25.fasta BLBR01001294.1, whole genome shotgun sequence:
- the LOC120256126 gene encoding ankyrin repeat and SAM domain-containing protein 6-like yields MPLPYNSSKSPPVTVDHFFFRVYTVCWEMYADRLAVGTKGSIRDRLHGDVGNYLRRTHSFNGKRKWQVEENKGQHDLYEDGVEPQISYPLVGPSDLRVKLQKTSIQKIKQLGKDSGIWDLGRKLSTLPHPQPKSDQSKAKPVNEKITSVVKGAPSTEEPVPEMKKVSSLTDTIERSLQKSNSSIESLLQSLGLEKYLITFMAEEVDMMALKHMTDNDLKALGIPMGPRKKILLALNSQIHISGD; encoded by the exons ATGCCTCTTCCGTACAATTCCTCAAAATCACCCCCCGTCACGGtagaccattttttttttcgtgtCTACACTGTCTGCTGGGAGATGTACGCAGATCGGCTTGCCGTGGGAACTAAGGGATCCATTAGGGACCGTCTCCATGGCGACGTCGGCAACTATCTTCGCCGGACCCATTCTTTCAACGGGAAAAG GAAATGGCAAGTTGAAGAAAACAAAGGGCAGCATGACCTTTATGAAGATGGAGTAGAACCACAAATTTCTt ATCCCTTAGTTGGTCCCAGTGATCTCCGAGTGAAGCTTCAAAAGACAAGTATACAGAAAATCAAACAACTTGGAAAAGACTCAGGAATCTGGGATCTTGGCCGAAAGCTATCAACTCTTCCACATCCTCAGCCTAAATCTGATCAATCCAAAGCTAAGCCTGTAAATGAGAAAATTACATCTGTTGTAAAAGGTGCACCCTCTACTGAAGAGCCAGTCCCAGAAATGAAAAAGGTGTCAAGCCTGACTGACACTATAGAAAGGTCCCTCCAAAAG TCTAATTCATCTATTGAGAGCTTGCTGCAGTCACTGGGCCTGGAGAAATATTTGATTACATTCATGGCAGAGGAG GTCGACATGATGGCACTTAAGCATATGACTGACAATGATTTAAAGGCCTTGGGGATTCCTATG GGTCCAAGGAAGAAGATACTTCTGGCATTGAATTCCCAAATCCACATCTCAGGGGATTAG